Proteins encoded by one window of Cylindrospermum stagnale PCC 7417:
- a CDS encoding carboxypeptidase regulatory-like domain-containing protein, whose amino-acid sequence MFSQAASLPPTVTILQPDNISQATPQDISTRKIAKASPQELAIPSPPETFPSQFSSNGLAQVSPKKKLGRKVVSQSLAAPKASLISTINNQREVSSLDVLRKEKTLLIPLLDFAEIAGFTVETNTETMLLKTPVRVISFTANEIKKINGITYVDNVVLQEKLTASKEEIPQNVVIPTPTISASSQESSTSEPAKTSADAVDKNNSSPSTTPETTLAEAKKLLLGIIINQREVGSLEVLREDKTLLLPLLDFAEIAGFTVEATDEKTLIKTPLGVIVLNAGELKKINGIAYISDALLLERLSTSIELKTSDLTLIVDLPWRRNSGQSNSPVAALQPEVRPPSNGLSSLRQELEFYNSSGNTNWRSSSLLGGRLGGGIWRLRLDNNFVNQPDLTEYFFFNRTGKFLYQIGRQQIGLHPLLTGVNLTGAQVGYTNLPANQFNASYGANELLPRRSQPIQTFRGEAPPASFVQLRVGGVVIAQQQVGLGGEYEFIDVNLPPSSTSEIELLVFDRNNLNTPIEIRSLRLNVSDLLLPSGGNVQLAGVGLSGNSIQNALFEDYNSGETGKPVAFYQVRQGVSKNLTFEGAVQVLPDTTQAQAGFVWRLANPLIISTSVGSSRGGFGYTTNLDFQLDRLQILGNSELYPSGYFYSSQSRDRFNHSLEAKYRFSNNFNLGVIARSRQDESDGANYILPTFSLTPFAGLSLGGRPDFIGRYLFNVFYQPNQQTRLSLNTFGDTYSSDFSYNFTRNYLLSLGTESGGDLATRYTVTLNHNARNLSGLSWRLGMGYRDGEVGAIVGASMQVLPGLLARVEYQGIPSRNKSVFGGFGDDRLAVSLISDLSFAGGRLAPSNYSSIGKEKGAISGRIILKGAKKNFNLSGSTVQVLNSYNQSVGGARTDAQGNFFVGNLPEGVYIVELDPEQLPVELALSKSTVVAEVANSAITRLDFPVQVEYGVAGRVTDAAGKAIAQMQVELINAEGKRVSTSVTDEFGLYRLDGVPVGKYILQVPRQDGITSSDNLPKRDVTIDDNFIYDQNLQLPISPVVQETKEPALAPK is encoded by the coding sequence ATGTTCTCCCAAGCTGCATCCCTTCCACCAACAGTCACAATTCTACAGCCAGATAATATCTCTCAGGCAACACCTCAGGATATTAGTACTAGAAAAATAGCAAAGGCTAGCCCACAAGAGTTAGCTATTCCTTCACCGCCAGAGACCTTTCCCTCTCAATTTTCTTCAAATGGTTTGGCGCAAGTTTCTCCCAAGAAAAAACTTGGTAGAAAGGTAGTTTCCCAAAGCCTTGCAGCCCCAAAAGCCTCCCTAATATCTACCATCAATAATCAACGGGAAGTCAGTAGCTTAGATGTTCTGCGAAAAGAAAAAACTTTATTAATCCCACTATTAGATTTTGCAGAAATTGCTGGTTTTACCGTTGAAACTAATACCGAAACGATGCTACTTAAGACACCTGTAAGGGTGATTAGTTTCACAGCGAACGAGATTAAAAAAATCAACGGCATCACCTATGTAGATAATGTCGTATTACAAGAAAAATTAACTGCAAGTAAAGAAGAAATTCCTCAAAATGTAGTTATCCCAACCCCAACAATTTCAGCTTCTTCTCAAGAATCTAGCACCAGTGAGCCTGCCAAAACATCAGCAGACGCGGTAGACAAAAATAATAGTTCACCAAGTACTACTCCTGAAACTACTCTAGCAGAAGCAAAAAAATTATTACTTGGGATAATCATCAATCAACGGGAAGTTGGGAGCTTAGAGGTGCTGCGAGAAGATAAGACCTTATTACTTCCACTATTAGATTTTGCAGAAATCGCTGGGTTTACTGTTGAAGCAACTGATGAAAAGACATTAATTAAGACGCCTCTAGGGGTAATTGTACTCAATGCAGGTGAACTTAAGAAAATCAACGGTATCGCATATATCAGCGATGCTTTATTGCTAGAAAGGTTATCTACAAGTATTGAGTTAAAAACCTCAGATTTAACTTTAATTGTTGACTTACCTTGGCGCAGAAATAGCGGGCAATCTAACTCTCCGGTAGCTGCACTTCAGCCAGAAGTTAGACCTCCTAGTAATGGATTATCAAGTCTCAGACAAGAGTTAGAGTTTTACAACAGTTCTGGAAATACAAACTGGCGGAGTTCTTCTCTTTTGGGAGGACGTTTAGGAGGTGGTATATGGCGTCTGCGTCTAGATAACAATTTTGTTAACCAGCCGGATTTGACTGAATACTTTTTCTTTAACCGCACAGGTAAATTTCTCTATCAAATAGGTCGGCAACAAATTGGATTGCATCCCCTACTGACAGGCGTTAATTTGACTGGAGCGCAAGTTGGTTATACCAATTTGCCTGCAAATCAATTTAATGCAAGTTACGGTGCCAATGAGCTTTTACCCAGACGTTCCCAACCGATACAAACATTTCGGGGTGAAGCGCCTCCGGCAAGTTTTGTCCAGTTAAGAGTTGGTGGTGTGGTTATTGCCCAACAGCAGGTGGGATTGGGTGGGGAATACGAATTTATTGATGTCAATTTGCCTCCTAGTTCAACCAGTGAAATTGAACTCTTGGTTTTTGACCGCAACAACCTGAATACACCAATAGAAATTCGTTCTTTAAGACTGAATGTTTCTGACTTATTGCTGCCATCTGGTGGAAATGTTCAGCTAGCAGGTGTGGGATTGAGTGGGAACTCTATCCAAAATGCTTTATTTGAAGACTATAACTCAGGTGAGACAGGCAAGCCTGTGGCATTTTATCAGGTGCGTCAAGGGGTTTCTAAAAATTTAACTTTTGAAGGGGCAGTGCAAGTACTACCTGACACAACGCAAGCGCAAGCGGGTTTCGTTTGGCGCTTGGCTAATCCTTTGATTATATCTACTAGTGTTGGTAGTTCTCGTGGTGGATTTGGTTATACAACAAATTTAGATTTCCAGTTAGATCGCTTACAAATTCTTGGGAATTCTGAATTATATCCATCTGGATATTTTTACAGCAGTCAATCACGCGATCGCTTTAACCATAGTCTGGAAGCTAAATATAGGTTTAGCAACAATTTTAATTTGGGAGTTATTGCCCGCAGTCGCCAAGATGAGAGTGATGGGGCTAATTACATTTTGCCTACTTTTTCGTTAACTCCTTTTGCTGGCTTGTCTCTGGGTGGTAGACCTGATTTTATCGGACGCTATTTATTTAATGTTTTTTATCAACCAAATCAGCAGACCAGACTGTCTTTAAATACCTTCGGTGATACATATTCATCAGATTTTAGCTATAACTTCACTCGTAATTATCTCCTATCTTTAGGAACTGAATCTGGTGGTGATTTGGCTACTCGTTACACTGTGACACTCAATCATAATGCCCGTAACCTGAGTGGACTGAGTTGGCGGTTAGGAATGGGATATCGGGATGGAGAAGTTGGTGCAATTGTCGGCGCTAGTATGCAGGTGCTACCAGGTTTATTAGCGAGAGTGGAATATCAAGGCATCCCCTCTAGAAATAAAAGCGTTTTTGGTGGCTTTGGTGACGATCGCCTAGCGGTGTCACTGATATCCGATTTATCTTTTGCTGGTGGGAGATTAGCGCCGTCTAACTATAGCTCTATCGGTAAAGAGAAGGGCGCGATCTCTGGACGGATTATCTTAAAAGGAGCAAAGAAAAACTTTAACTTAAGTGGTTCGACTGTGCAGGTGTTAAATAGCTACAACCAAAGCGTCGGTGGAGCTAGAACCGATGCCCAAGGTAACTTCTTTGTCGGCAATTTGCCAGAAGGTGTCTATATAGTTGAACTTGACCCAGAACAGCTACCGGTGGAACTTGCCCTATCGAAAAGTACTGTAGTCGCAGAGGTCGCAAACTCTGCGATCACTCGGTTAGATTTCCCTGTGCAAGTAGAATATGGTGTAGCTGGACGAGTCACAGATGCCGCAGGTAAGGCGATCGCGCAAATGCAAGTAGAATTAATCAATGCTGAGGGCAAACGCGTCTCTACATCTGTAACTGACGAATTTGGTCTTTATCGTCTAGATGGAGTTCCTGTTGGTAAGTACATATTGCAGGTTCCTCGCCAAGATGGCATCACTAGCAGCGATAACCTGCCTAAACGAGACGTAACGATTGACGATAATTTCATCTACGACCAAAATCTGCAATTACCTATTTCCCCAGTGGTTCAGGAAACTAAAGAACCTGCTCTTGCTCCCAAATAG
- a CDS encoding tetratricopeptide repeat protein: MKQRHFLPEHTNLDLDPSRRSQVDKFRFGTFSVLLCTFLLSPVAAGAADITEQLHRPLSSSSGRQLREEGDRLLRLAEQQHASGFAEKTVTSSLRALEIYHSIGDLKAQGLTYDLLAKAYLQLGDFKAAEDPLRRRLAIARDTQDYQAQIYALNNVGSLLLQKGEAKAAGAAIQEALGIAYNFKNIEGQGLSLSNLGLVAARLGDYNQAVKFSENALNFRRQTGNAIGEANTLNNLGDAYLALKDYQNTIGNYGAALRLAKNIFDRPNQLRAIDGLVTAHSAVGRYARALELLEQRLALAQQLQSPPEELKSFTSYGQLYEQLGDYSTARNFYERAITLARRLEDNKQEAQLLNRLGNIAKRIHKP; this comes from the coding sequence ATGAAACAGCGGCATTTCTTGCCTGAGCATACCAATTTAGATTTAGACCCCAGCCGGCGCTCACAGGTTGACAAATTCAGGTTTGGCACTTTTTCGGTTTTACTGTGTACTTTTTTACTGAGTCCTGTAGCGGCTGGTGCTGCTGACATTACAGAACAACTGCACCGTCCTTTAAGTAGTTCATCTGGGCGACAATTGAGGGAGGAAGGAGACAGGTTACTGAGGCTGGCTGAACAACAACATGCCTCAGGATTTGCTGAGAAAACAGTTACATCTAGCTTACGGGCACTGGAGATTTATCACTCAATTGGTGACCTTAAGGCACAGGGTTTGACTTACGATTTGTTGGCAAAGGCTTATCTCCAGCTAGGTGATTTTAAAGCAGCGGAAGATCCTTTGCGCCGACGATTAGCGATCGCACGCGATACTCAAGACTATCAAGCTCAGATTTACGCCTTGAATAATGTCGGCAGCCTTTTGTTACAAAAAGGCGAAGCCAAAGCCGCAGGGGCAGCTATTCAAGAGGCGTTGGGAATTGCTTACAACTTCAAAAATATTGAAGGTCAAGGGCTGTCTTTAAGCAATTTGGGTCTGGTAGCCGCCAGGTTGGGAGATTACAATCAGGCTGTTAAATTCTCTGAAAACGCCTTAAATTTCCGCCGTCAAACTGGGAACGCCATTGGTGAAGCAAACACCCTGAATAATTTAGGCGATGCCTACCTAGCATTAAAAGATTATCAGAATACCATTGGCAATTATGGGGCAGCACTGCGGTTAGCGAAAAACATTTTTGACCGTCCTAACCAATTACGGGCAATTGATGGTTTAGTTACTGCCCACAGTGCTGTAGGCCGCTATGCGCGTGCTTTGGAATTATTAGAACAGCGTTTAGCGCTGGCTCAACAATTACAAAGTCCCCCAGAAGAATTGAAATCTTTTACTTCTTATGGTCAGTTGTACGAGCAATTAGGCGATTATTCAACGGCTCGTAACTTCTACGAAAGGGCGATTACACTAGCACGAAGATTGGAAGATAACAAACAGGAAGCGCAGTTGCTCAATAGACTCGGTAACATAGCAAAGCGCATCCATAAACCATAG
- a CDS encoding sensor histidine kinase, producing the protein MFQATRRRLALWYTAVTAVLLLLFASGVYLYVRSTLVERIDDTLNHVVEVVERSLVIESVNSEADQFRVNVEASFRDNADTVEDDHIDLEWFSSQGELLWSTLSEPLNIPIHGNRTGETVHVIKKERENTSPFSRLRTQDSALLLRQVTQRVERGRQVLGYLRVSHPWFEVTKPSRQLILDLALGTGLMVLSVAASGWFLSGKAMEPVDESYQRLKQFTADASHELRSPITLIQTNVQVALADLELAEVEEKSALHYRQQLKVVERLTQRLGKLVNDLLFLARQDSGISKDIFSPCPLDALLMEVVEEQQLLAAEKEITLSLNLVDPPPGVCSPELLDNWFTLVGNWDQLVRLFTNLIGNALQYTPSGGGVNVELVRLEGINRVSGLRYTSAQLQIKVSDSGMGIPPEALPRLFDRFYRVDPARTHKTLKTTTEKTTGSGLGLAIAWAIVEHHQGQIQVESTIGKGTTFTVILPITLES; encoded by the coding sequence ATGTTTCAAGCTACTCGTCGCCGTCTTGCCCTCTGGTACACTGCCGTAACTGCTGTATTACTCCTACTCTTTGCCAGTGGCGTGTATCTGTACGTCCGCAGTACGCTGGTTGAGCGGATTGATGATACTTTGAATCATGTGGTGGAAGTAGTCGAGCGATCGCTAGTCATTGAGTCAGTTAACTCTGAAGCTGATCAATTCCGCGTTAACGTAGAAGCCAGTTTTCGCGACAATGCCGACACTGTAGAAGATGACCACATTGACCTAGAGTGGTTTAGCTCCCAGGGCGAATTACTTTGGTCAACTCTCTCCGAACCCCTAAATATTCCCATTCATGGCAACCGCACTGGCGAAACTGTGCATGTGATTAAAAAAGAGAGGGAGAATACCTCACCTTTCTCAAGACTTAGGACTCAGGACTCAGCACTCTTATTGCGACAAGTTACACAACGAGTAGAACGAGGACGGCAAGTTTTAGGGTATCTGCGCGTTAGTCATCCCTGGTTTGAAGTTACCAAACCCAGCCGCCAGTTGATTTTAGATTTAGCACTGGGTACTGGGTTGATGGTGCTTTCTGTAGCTGCCAGTGGTTGGTTTCTTTCCGGTAAGGCAATGGAACCTGTAGACGAGTCTTACCAACGCCTCAAACAGTTTACCGCAGACGCTTCTCACGAATTGAGAAGTCCGATTACTTTAATTCAAACTAACGTGCAAGTCGCCCTGGCTGATTTGGAGTTAGCTGAGGTAGAAGAAAAAAGTGCTTTACACTATCGACAACAGTTAAAGGTGGTGGAACGGCTAACCCAGCGCTTGGGCAAGTTAGTCAATGACTTGCTTTTTCTGGCACGACAGGATAGCGGTATTAGCAAAGATATCTTTTCACCTTGTCCTCTAGACGCTTTGCTGATGGAAGTGGTGGAAGAACAACAACTGTTAGCTGCTGAAAAAGAAATCACCCTGTCTCTAAACTTAGTTGATCCTCCACCTGGGGTTTGCAGCCCAGAATTACTTGACAATTGGTTTACACTTGTGGGCAACTGGGATCAATTAGTGCGGTTATTCACAAATTTAATTGGTAATGCCTTGCAGTACACACCTTCTGGTGGCGGGGTAAATGTGGAGTTGGTGCGGCTTGAGGGCATAAATCGCGTTTCTGGACTACGTTACACTAGCGCCCAGTTACAAATTAAGGTGAGTGATAGCGGGATGGGAATTCCCCCAGAGGCGCTACCACGATTGTTTGACCGCTTTTATCGCGTAGATCCGGCGCGTACCCATAAAACTTTGAAGACCACTACAGAAAAGACTACTGGTTCAGGATTGGGATTAGCGATCGCTTGGGCAATCGTTGAACACCACCAAGGTCAGATTCAAGTTGAAAGCACTATTGGTAAAGGCACCACCTTCACCGTCATTTTACCAATAACTCTTGAGTCTTAA
- a CDS encoding HEAT repeat domain-containing protein has product MMVLADPGMGKTTLLKREAYLIAQEQRQSLEDNNIKLENVVIPIFIRLSEIAELTKEVTAKVIDAILKLLEVKYEKYFPEIKTFLEEKLKAGKCLLLLDALDEVPKENRKRLSDRLNDFYRNYSCSIICTSRIVGYDGAFLTGVKDVEIVPFTQKQIKQYIEIWFENAAENLNNDSVSASSLIRELQNKPQIRGLVQNPLLLSLICSLYQEKGLALPARRCEVYKQALHCMLGRWSQNRQPQSEGRIKAKIRFLEHLAYNFTCAGKEIFSSDQLYDQVEDYLQSTKVATVFRDADTDKLIRELSEQDGILQKLHENGDQYLFLHRTFQEYLTACYLQRYPNCVELAKAHFWDYEWHEILSLLAGLMENPVSLLEEIMGEKDDIFSTLLLLGGLCLAECQGIYHQLVGEIIDNIYDFLSRYPNNTDFIESVLVTLGKTHSQMFDKLQTTLNNDNKKSLKPRAISALGKIGSPKIIPCLIKIITSDEDFFVRLMAAGALGDIGHPEAIPTLIRVSNDDSCYFVRQSAKYSLKQLDFPLTSINSTTKNEENTTEVSDDITNIKLSDVLNIIRLFVCSKDKKIRWSVAHHLGRIGNPIAVSALISGLEDEDEKVIKAVVSALGKIGNREALNALIQSLNHPNSEVRKNVVCALGTIGTVEAVNALIQALKHLDSNVRQAAAFILGYINSHESVDELIKVLSNINEDSSVREYSARALGEIGDCKAIPVLVTAITEKNLSVRRNAAEALVRVGTSDTLAKLIQNPNIDIYDLDIFLLARKLAVKFSKEQVPFIPVYPELLGKSLES; this is encoded by the coding sequence ATGATGGTGTTGGCAGATCCTGGGATGGGGAAAACCACGTTATTAAAAAGAGAAGCTTATTTAATTGCCCAAGAACAACGGCAGAGTTTAGAAGATAATAATATAAAACTTGAAAATGTAGTTATTCCCATATTTATCAGACTTTCTGAAATAGCAGAATTAACTAAGGAAGTCACGGCAAAAGTAATTGATGCTATTTTGAAGTTGCTTGAAGTAAAGTATGAAAAATACTTTCCAGAAATTAAGACTTTTTTAGAAGAAAAATTAAAAGCGGGTAAATGTCTTTTGCTATTAGATGCGCTAGATGAAGTACCCAAAGAGAATAGAAAGCGTCTGTCTGATAGATTAAATGATTTTTACCGCAATTATTCTTGCTCTATCATCTGCACATCTCGCATAGTTGGCTATGATGGAGCATTTTTAACAGGTGTGAAAGATGTAGAAATTGTTCCTTTCACTCAAAAACAGATAAAACAGTATATTGAAATTTGGTTTGAGAATGCGGCTGAAAATCTAAATAATGATTCTGTTTCTGCTTCATCCTTAATTCGAGAATTGCAGAATAAACCCCAGATTCGGGGGTTAGTGCAGAATCCTTTGTTATTGTCTTTGATTTGCAGTCTTTATCAAGAAAAAGGTTTGGCGCTACCAGCACGACGCTGTGAGGTTTATAAGCAAGCATTACACTGTATGTTGGGCAGATGGAGTCAAAACCGTCAGCCACAATCTGAGGGAAGAATTAAAGCGAAAATTCGATTTTTAGAACACCTTGCTTATAATTTTACCTGTGCAGGTAAAGAGATTTTTTCTTCAGATCAACTCTATGATCAGGTTGAGGATTATTTGCAAAGTACGAAAGTCGCAACTGTTTTTAGAGATGCTGATACAGATAAGTTAATTAGAGAACTGTCTGAACAGGATGGCATTTTGCAAAAGTTGCATGAAAATGGCGACCAATACCTATTTTTACACCGGACTTTTCAAGAGTATTTAACTGCTTGTTATTTGCAACGTTACCCAAATTGCGTTGAATTGGCAAAGGCGCATTTTTGGGATTATGAATGGCATGAAATATTAAGTTTATTGGCGGGATTAATGGAAAATCCTGTTTCTTTGCTTGAGGAGATTATGGGGGAAAAGGATGATATTTTCTCAACGCTCTTGTTATTAGGAGGGCTTTGTCTTGCTGAGTGTCAAGGTATTTATCACCAGTTAGTTGGGGAAATAATTGATAATATTTATGATTTTTTGTCTCGCTACCCCAATAATACTGATTTTATTGAATCGGTCTTGGTGACACTGGGTAAAACGCATTCACAAATGTTTGATAAGTTGCAAACAACATTAAATAATGATAATAAAAAGAGCTTAAAACCAAGAGCTATATCTGCTTTAGGTAAAATTGGTAGTCCTAAAATAATTCCTTGTTTAATCAAAATTATCACAAGTGACGAGGATTTTTTTGTGAGATTAATGGCAGCAGGCGCTTTAGGCGATATAGGTCATCCTGAAGCAATTCCTACCCTTATCAGAGTATCAAATGATGATAGTTGTTATTTTGTTAGACAAAGTGCTAAATATTCTTTAAAGCAACTTGACTTTCCCTTAACAAGTATTAACTCTACCACAAAAAATGAGGAAAATACAACAGAGGTTTCAGATGATATAACTAATATTAAGTTAAGCGATGTTTTAAATATAATACGTCTTTTTGTCTGTTCTAAAGATAAAAAAATAAGATGGAGTGTAGCGCATCATTTAGGAAGGATTGGTAATCCCATAGCAGTTAGTGCTCTCATCTCAGGACTCGAAGATGAGGACGAAAAAGTTATAAAGGCTGTTGTATCGGCTTTAGGGAAGATTGGTAATAGAGAAGCATTAAATGCCTTGATTCAATCCCTTAACCACCCAAATTCTGAAGTTAGAAAAAATGTTGTATGTGCTTTAGGTACAATTGGTACTGTAGAAGCAGTAAATGCCTTAATTCAAGCCCTAAAACATTTAGATTCTAACGTTAGACAAGCAGCAGCATTTATTTTAGGTTACATTAATAGTCATGAATCAGTTGATGAGTTAATTAAAGTCCTTAGCAATATTAATGAGGATTCATCAGTGCGCGAATATTCGGCTAGAGCGTTAGGTGAAATTGGTGATTGTAAAGCCATCCCTGTCTTAGTTACTGCTATCACAGAAAAGAACTTATCCGTTAGAAGAAACGCAGCAGAGGCTTTGGTTAGGGTTGGCACATCAGATACTCTAGCAAAGCTAATCCAAAACCCTAACATTGACATCTATGACCTTGATATATTTCTCTTAGCCAGAAAATTAGCCGTTAAGTTCAGCAAAGAGCAAGTCCCATTTATTCCCGTTTATCCAGAGTTGCTGGGGAAAAGCTTGGAGTCATAA
- a CDS encoding fimbrial biogenesis chaperone, which yields MFQKSKNIALSLIGLLALGIPPAQAINIGVSPSRVEMEINSSKTRSQSIRVLNLSSEPVVVRAIVRSWVMSEDSKLQVVAPSEQSLDQWIVYTPNQFTIPARGAQTIRFVIRPRVQPQPGEHRAVLYLEEVPPMDAPSKGVRVIGRLGVVIYGYVGDVKRVGVLNSVTVDTKPNAINAVFDISSQGNAYVRLNGQYAIWPAAKYPGSEVTKPLPNLGSPETKIPDVLLDAGALPSSPVLPNNRRQLLLPITKTLPPGNYVLDIDGNLSGSPIQKGIPFTVPNVNK from the coding sequence ATGTTTCAAAAATCTAAAAATATCGCCTTAAGTTTAATTGGGCTATTAGCCCTAGGCATACCTCCAGCTCAAGCAATTAATATTGGCGTCAGCCCCTCCAGGGTTGAAATGGAAATTAATAGCAGCAAAACCCGCTCTCAATCTATTCGTGTTTTGAATCTTTCCTCAGAGCCGGTTGTAGTCAGAGCTATTGTCCGTTCTTGGGTAATGAGTGAAGATAGTAAATTGCAAGTGGTTGCTCCCAGCGAGCAATCTTTAGATCAGTGGATTGTTTACACCCCGAATCAATTTACAATTCCAGCGCGTGGCGCTCAAACTATCCGGTTTGTCATTCGTCCCAGAGTCCAGCCCCAACCAGGTGAACACCGGGCTGTGCTTTATCTCGAAGAAGTTCCACCGATGGATGCACCATCTAAAGGTGTGAGAGTAATTGGTCGTTTAGGCGTTGTGATTTACGGCTATGTAGGAGATGTTAAGAGAGTTGGCGTACTTAATTCTGTTACTGTAGACACCAAACCAAATGCTATTAATGCAGTTTTTGATATTTCTAGTCAAGGTAATGCCTATGTGCGGCTAAATGGGCAATATGCCATTTGGCCTGCTGCTAAATATCCTGGTTCTGAGGTTACTAAACCCTTGCCTAATCTGGGTAGTCCAGAAACAAAGATTCCAGATGTTTTATTAGATGCTGGAGCATTACCTTCATCACCAGTATTACCTAATAATCGTCGTCAACTTCTGCTACCAATTACTAAAACTTTACCACCTGGAAATTACGTATTAGATATCGACGGTAATTTGAGTGGTTCGCCGATTCAAAAAGGCATTCCGTTCACAGTTCCAAATGTTAATAAATAA
- a CDS encoding DUF2267 domain-containing protein: MPITIREDVAYILLKKINDTGRGMHKVDFTEADFAGREITTADFLGHLDYLNQQHYINAEFTGNAYANQEDVPDLINPQEFDLRIANTYGAPDGPLPHLITFKQAEMTEKGREMLKRLESNPPKALKKNPSVAIATKDLPFLEKVKLQAGLEDIFDARDVSEVVFRTMRDMMTNEAADHVAEELHKPAEITDDKALQNEIADLWKDTNPIVAFLSRVRPPLIIKSNTFLFRISQEASLKTNLDVELVVKAVFSATKDELSEQRIQEVSQFLPDKIRQIWEEA; this comes from the coding sequence ATGCCAATCACTATCAGAGAAGATGTAGCTTACATTTTACTCAAAAAGATTAACGACACCGGGCGGGGAATGCACAAAGTTGATTTTACTGAAGCTGACTTTGCCGGACGAGAAATCACAACCGCTGATTTTTTGGGACATTTAGATTACTTGAATCAACAGCATTATATTAATGCAGAGTTTACAGGTAATGCTTACGCCAACCAAGAAGATGTTCCCGATTTGATTAATCCGCAAGAATTTGACTTGAGAATTGCCAATACTTATGGCGCACCGGACGGGCCCTTACCTCACTTAATTACGTTTAAACAGGCAGAAATGACAGAAAAAGGACGGGAAATGCTCAAGAGGTTGGAGTCAAATCCACCAAAAGCTTTAAAGAAAAATCCATCAGTGGCGATCGCTACAAAAGATCTGCCTTTTTTGGAAAAAGTGAAGCTGCAAGCGGGTTTAGAAGATATTTTCGACGCTAGGGATGTGAGTGAAGTAGTGTTTCGGACTATGCGGGACATGATGACCAACGAAGCAGCCGATCACGTTGCTGAAGAATTGCACAAACCAGCCGAGATAACTGATGATAAAGCGCTGCAAAACGAAATTGCCGACCTTTGGAAAGATACCAATCCCATAGTTGCGTTTTTAAGCCGGGTTAGGCCACCTTTAATTATCAAATCAAATACTTTTCTCTTCCGCATCTCTCAAGAAGCCAGTTTGAAAACAAATTTAGATGTAGAACTGGTTGTCAAAGCTGTATTTTCGGCAACTAAAGACGAATTATCTGAACAGAGAATCCAAGAAGTCTCTCAGTTTTTGCCGGATAAAATCCGCCAAATATGGGAAGAAGCTTAA